Genomic segment of Pseudomonadota bacterium:
CAGCAGGCCGCCGAAGAGGACCACGAAGAGTCCGGTCAGGATGTAATTAATTCTGGTTTCCATTTTCGCTCGCCGCCTGAAAATAATTTAAATGTCGCCGTTCCTTCTTCGGGCCGCAAGACCTCGCGTCCCTTGAAAAAATGAATTAACCAGCGGGTTGTCGCTGGCGGCCACCTCCTCTTTGGTGCCGAGGGCCAGGATTCGTCCTTCACCCAGGAGCGCGATGCGATGGGCCAGCCGCCAGAGAGAATTTAGATCATGGGTGACCATCAGAACCGTCAGATTGAGGGCCTCGTGGAGTCTGAGCAGCAGTTCGTCGAAGTCACCGGCGCTGACCGGGTCGAGACCGGAGGTTGGTTCGTCGAGAAAGAGAATTTCCGGATCCAGGGCCAGGGCGCGGGCCAGACCGGCCCGCTTGCGCATACCGCCGCTGAGCTGGTTGGGAAACAGATAACCGGTTTCCGGGGCGAGCCCGACCATGACGATCTTTCTCAAGGCCAGTTCGAGAGTGAAACGCGGACTCAGATGGCTGTGTTCCTTGAGCGGCAGCGCGACATTATCAAAGATATTGAGCGCATTGATCAGGGCGCCAGACTGGAATAAAACGCCCATGCGGGGCCGCAGTTTTCGCAGCTCGCTTTCGGTCATGGCATCAATTTCGCGGCCGAAGAGCCTGATGGTGCCGCCGGCTGGTCGTTGCAGCCGCAGAATTTCCCGCAGCAGGGTGGATTTGCCGCTGCCGCTGCCCCCGACCAGGGCGAGAATCTCGCCGCGCACCAGATTGAGATCGATGTCCTGATGCACCACCCGGTTGCCGAAGCGGGTGGAAAGCTTGTTGACTTCAATGGCGTAATCCATGTTTGCCGCTTTGCCGGATTTCATATCTTCAGCCAGCTGAACAGGATCGAAAAAGCCGCGTCGCTGATGATTATCAGAAAGATTGACTGAACTACGCTGGTCGTGGTTTTACGTCCCAGAATCTCGGCGCTGCCCGAAGTTGTAAAACCCTGATAGCAGCCGACGATGGCAATGATCGCGGCAAAGACCGGGGTCTTGCCGATGCCGATCAGATAAGCCGTCTGGGAAAGGGCCTTCGGTAACCTTTCCCAGAAAACCGCCGGGCTCACGCCGAGCATGGCGTTGGCCATGAACATGCCCCCGAAAATGCCCATGATGTCGGCGAAAACCGTGAGCAGAGGCAAGACAATGATCAAGCCGAACAGTTTCGGCAGCGCCAGCAGTTCAAGCGGTTCGAGGCCGATAACCTGCAGGGCGTCGATTTCCTCGGAGAGCTTCATGGAGCCGATTTCGGCCGTGTAGGCCGAACCGGTGCGGCCAGCGACCATGATGGCGGTCATCAGTGGCGCCAGCTCGCGAACGATCGCCAGCCCGACCAGATCGACAATGAAAATGTTGGCGCCATACTGGGCCAGCTGCATGCCGCCCTGATAAGCGATGACCAGGCCGATGAGAAATGAGAGCAGGCCGATGATCGGCAGCGCCTCCCGGCCTGAGCTTCTCATTTCCTGGAAAAGTTCGGGCAGGCGCAGCCTACCCGGATGCCGAGAAAGATAACGCACGGCCATTATCAGCCGCCCGAAGAATGACAGCAGCGCCACTATTTCGTGGACTTTGGCCAGACTCTTGCGTCCCAGCTGAAGGAGCAGGTTCGAGCGTGGTTCTTTGTTCGGGAACGCGATTTCCCCTTGTTCGGTGAGACTTCGCAACAGTTTCCGCGGCGCGTTGTTCAGCCCCCGTAGGGGCACGCAGTCGCGGCCTTTGGTCAGGTGTCGCTGCAGCCTGAGCAGAAGCAGGGCCCCGGCCGTATCCAGGTCGCTGATGCCGCGGCCGTCAATCTCAAGCGGTCCAGAAAGAACGGGATCGTTGTGGTCGGCAAGTTTTCTTTCCACCCCGGCCAGGTGCTCGGCTCGCCAGACGCCCGTACAGAAAACCTTTCCCGCCTGCAGGTCGAAATTCAGGGCGGCGACGTCCTGGCCGGTCGCCGAAGTCGCGTGCTCGCTGTTTTGGGAAGAAGCCTGGACGTGGTTCATCACGGTCTTTCTGGTCTTGGTCCGGAACGATTTTTCAGGCGGAGGTTCTCGGTGGTTAATTACATGCCGGAGTGAATTTAGTCAACCTGATCTTGCCGGGTTGCGCCATCCTGGTTGCCTTGGGGGAACGGGTGTTTTTTTCGGGCTCTTTAAAATCTTGTTTAATTCCAGGTTTTCGATTATCCTGATTATGTTACCGGGTGGTCGCAGGCTCAGTGTTTGTTCCCTTGAAATCAGGGAGGCATCGATGACGGCTCAAGGTCGGGACGGCTATCGAATGGAAGTCGATGTACTGTTGCGGGTTCTTCGCGGCTCGCGGAACGGTCTTTCCCGGCGCGAGGCCGAGCGCCGCCTGCGGGCTTTTGGTCGCAACGAGCTGCGGGAAAGATCGCGCCTGCCATTATGGCTGTTGTTGCTGGCGCAGTTCCGGGAGTTGCTGATTATCATCCTCCTGATCGGCGGGCTGCTCTCTTTTCTGATTGGTAACTATCGTGACGGATCGATTATTTTCATCATCGTTTTTGTCAACGCCGGCATTGGTTTCTATCATGAGAACAAGGCCGTTCGGATTGTGGCCCGGTTGAAAAATCTGATCCGTTCTGCGGCCAAGGTGATGCGTGACGGGGAGATGTTGGAAGTCCGCCAGGAATCTCTGGTGGTCGGCGACATTGTTCGGCTCGAGGCCGGAGATAAGGTGCCGGCCGATGTCCGCCTGCTGGAAGTGCATGAGTTTAAAACCAGCGATTTTGCCCTGACCGGCGAATCCCTGCCTCAGGCAAAGCAGATTGAGGCCCTGAGCGGCGTGGTGCCGCTGGCTGACCGGGTGAATATGGCTTACGCAGGAACCATGGTCGCCACCGGCAACGCGGTCGGAGTGGTGACCGCTACCGGCATGGCCACGGAAACCGGCAAAATCGCCGCTCTGGTGGAAAGCGCCGGTGGCACTCAGACCCCGCTGCAAAAGGAATTGCGGCGCCTGGCAAATCAACTGACGGTGGTGGTCGTGGTGATCGGGGCGGCCCTTTTCGGGCTGGGTCTGCTGCAGGAATTTTCTCTTCACATGAGCCTGGTTTATGCCCTGGGGGTGGCCATGGCGATGGTTCCTCAGGCTTTGCCCGCCCAGGTTACGGTGGCGCTGGCTACCGGTAGCAACCAGCTTGCCGAGCGCCAGGCGGTGGTCAAAAATCTGCCTGCGGTTGAGACTATTGGGGCGATCACGGTTATCTGCACCGATAAAACCGGAACCCTGACCAAAAACGAGATGACGGTGCAGGCCCTCTGGTTTGATGAACGCGCTTATCAGGTTAGCGGCCTGGGTTACGAACCTCGCGGGGAACTGCGTCGCGAGGATGGCGGCGATCAGACCGCCGCCGAACTGGAAAATCTCGATATTATGCTGAAATGGCTTCCAGCGCCGAGATTCACGAGCCCGACGAGGAACATCATTTCTGGTATCCGATCGGCGATCCGACCGAAGCCGCCCTGGTTACCCTGGCCGCCAAGCTTGCCGGCCGCAGTCCGCGTGAGAATGAAGATTTTCCCCAGTTACAGGAGTTTCCCTTTGACGGTGAGCCGATGCGCATGAGTTCGGTCCGGCGTTTTCCCGACGGTTTGCGGCTGGCGGTCAAGGGCTCGAGCGCCAGCCTGCTGCAGATCTGTACTCGGTTTTATCGGCGGGGAGAGGCCGTGTCCCTGGGGGAGGCCGAGCGCCGGCGCATCACGGAACTGACCGAGGTATATTCCCGCCGTGGTATGCGGGTGCTGGCTTTTGCCCGGCTCGAACTGGATTCGGCGCAGACCGAATATCAGCGCGAAGCGGTGGAGCGGGAACTGACCTTTCTCGGCCTGATGGCGATGCTGGACCCGCCCAAGGAGGGGGTGCGGGAAGCGGTCAGGGATGCCCGGGAAGCCCATATTCGGGTTTTTATCCTGACCGGTGATCATCGGGAGACGGCCCGGGCCGTGGGCCGGGCGATCGGTTTGCAGAGCTCGGGAGAATCGGTGCCGGTGGTT
This window contains:
- a CDS encoding ABC transporter permease — encoded protein: MNHVQASSQNSEHATSATGQDVAALNFDLQAGKVFCTGVWRAEHLAGVERKLADHNDPVLSGPLEIDGRGISDLDTAGALLLLRLQRHLTKGRDCVPLRGLNNAPRKLLRSLTEQGEIAFPNKEPRSNLLLQLGRKSLAKVHEIVALLSFFGRLIMAVRYLSRHPGRLRLPELFQEMRSSGREALPIIGLLSFLIGLVIAYQGGMQLAQYGANIFIVDLVGLAIVRELAPLMTAIMVAGRTGSAYTAEIGSMKLSEEIDALQVIGLEPLELLALPKLFGLIIVLPLLTVFADIMGIFGGMFMANAMLGVSPAVFWERLPKALSQTAYLIGIGKTPVFAAIIAIVGCYQGFTTSGSAEILGRKTTTSVVQSIFLIIISDAAFSILFSWLKI
- a CDS encoding cation-transporting P-type ATPase, producing MASSAEIHEPDEEHHFWYPIGDPTEAALVTLAAKLAGRSPRENEDFPQLQEFPFDGEPMRMSSVRRFPDGLRLAVKGSSASLLQICTRFYRRGEAVSLGEAERRRITELTEVYSRRGMRVLAFARLELDSAQTEYQREAVERELTFLGLMAMLDPPKEGVREAVRDAREAHIRVFILTGDHRETARAVGRAIGLQSSGESVPVVTGREFKEMDEMFVAELLSAHPAVIFARVDPEDKLRIVELLEDQGEIVAVTGEMESMTRRPCARPILGSRWVAEAMMWPRRRLPWCCWMIIFPPWCMLFVAVVAFTIICVKRCWLR
- a CDS encoding ATP-binding cassette domain-containing protein; the encoded protein is MKSGKAANMDYAIEVNKLSTRFGNRVVHQDIDLNLVRGEILALVGGSGSGKSTLLREILRLQRPAGGTIRLFGREIDAMTESELRKLRPRMGVLFQSGALINALNIFDNVALPLKEHSHLSPRFTLELALRKIVMVGLAPETGYLFPNQLSGGMRKRAGLARALALDPEILFLDEPTSGLDPVSAGDFDELLLRLHEALNLTVLMVTHDLNSLWRLAHRIALLGEGRILALGTKEEVAASDNPLVNSFFQGTRGLAARRRNGDI